DNA sequence from the Malus domestica chromosome 06, GDT2T_hap1 genome:
GTGCTTGATGAGGATATGCTGCATTGATGGTGGTCTTTGATCATTTATACATTAGGATTTGTATTTAAAGCTGATTTTCTGTAAATCTTGTGCTTCACGGGATTATTATCTCATTAATTTTTCccttaattattttggtaaagcTAGGCTCTTGATCTGTTTGGTTTTATGATTTTTCTTGGGCACTTAAGAGTTGCCTTGAATTTACACCTTTTGATTTTCTCCTAACAAGTGCACGTATTAATTTGCGTAGTTTAGGAGAGATTTGTCAGTGTACCACGCCGTGTTCTCGAAAATTTTCTCATAGTTTGGGACCCGGCCTAGTTTGTAATCCCACACTAAACGGgatatatatttatgattaGATTGTGTTAGTCTTCTCGGATTTCGTTTAGTGTAggatttttccttgtttttctcTAAATACTGAAGTGAATATCAACTTAATTTTCTGCTTCTGTGATGTGTAAATTCTTGTTACATAtctaatttgtttgtttgattaaaCTTGATGGCAGCGTCCTTGTTTCGCAAGGCGAAACGTGAGCCCCGAAACCATCTCGTTTCTGGATTCTGAACCGGATTTTGTCTCGAGCCGCCCTGAATCAGAGGTATTTGGAAGTAGGTGTTTTCGGCATGTCCGGCATCCATCCCCTGAAGGCCTTGCAGAGGTGAGTGTTTCTATTtgctttacttttgcttttgccTGTTCCGTCTCTCACTTGGTTTGGCACTAAAATCTGTTTCATGTAGCAATATTAGTATAAGGTCTCTGATATCCTTGCTCTGGTTTGGCAAGAAATCTAAATAATATGCATCTTTGACGGTGGAAACAAATTCGATAAAGAACATATTAACATTACGTATGTTTGACGGTTTGGTGATTGCAGATTATGCTGTTTCAAAGTAGTCTTATGATGGGTGGAAGAATGGATAGATTCCGTGACTGGAGACTCGATGTTGATAGCATGTCATATGAGGTACCTTTTCGCAAACTTCATCTTTGTTCCAAACGTTTTTACATTTCGGTTACCTAAAGTCGGTAATGTATGCATTTCTGTTTCTACATTCTCTCATAGTTTTTTGCTTCCTTTCTTTGCCGATAACAGCAACTGCTCGAGTTAGGCGAGAGAATTGGCAACGTGAGTACTGGATTAAAAGAAGATGAAATAAACCACTGCCTTCGAAAGATTAAGCTTCCAACGTCGAGTGATGCGACATCACACTCATCTGCGAAAGTAGAAAGCAAATGCATCATTTGTCAGGTGAGTTTGTAAAAACTCTAGAGATTATTTCTTAGAAATCATTATCCTTTTTCGGTTTTTCATTTCTTAATCTGTAATTACTCGATCCTTATAGGAGGAGTACGAAGCAGATGACGAGATGGGCAAACTGCACTGCGGACATAACTTCCACTTACAATGTGTAAAACAGTGGCTCACACAAAAGAATACGTGCCCTTTCTGCAAGGTCGAAGCAATATCTAGATGCTAGGGTTGGTGAAATCTTCGTATCCCTTTCGGTACTGGCGTTTTTCGGGTCGCTGTTATTCCCGGCGTTCGTCTCCAATACACGGGCAAGTATTCATTCTTTGGTTTGAAGGTTCCAACTTTATTTGCTTACTTTGAAGTTGGAGTTTCAGTGTCATGAAATTGAACAGTGGTCATAACACTCAAAATATATTACAGTCTGTTAATGTGGCTTTCCCTGCCCAATATGAATTTATTGattgcttgaattttcaaatGATGGTTTCTGTTGAGTGAACGCTGGTGTTTATACGATTTGTTCGGTCGGGGCGGAATATTCGACGCCGTGAAGGCGTTTCTCggaagaaaaataatttgggAAGAATGATGTTTGGTTGCAGAAAGAAGAACCGCAAGTCGTGCTGAAATGGACAAGTGCCCAATCGCAAAGGCATACGTGGCCAAACATTTAAAGAAACGAAAACTTGAGCCAACGTCGCTTACTGCTCTTTTTTCAGCAGCCAAACATTATTCATCTGGGAATTGGTTATATACAATAAGAATGGCGAGTTTAATTTGGCGGGTTAGTTCGTGCTTTCTTCTTCATATCAATGTGCAAAATATTTCGTTAGTCTAGTATTAGTTTAACGGCCTATTTGGAATTGTTCGTAAAACGGTTGAAGTGGTTTCATATAGCCAAAAGCGTTTCTAACTACGTTTGTTAGAAAATCGAAAAGCATATTTAGGTTGTAAGAGCGTTTTCAATGGACAGAAACCATATTTATATCACTTTATATCTTCGAGAGATAAATGTGAGTTAATACTCCAATGGAAGATGTAAATTTGAAATCTCACTGATTTCTCACACACAATTGTCACCTTCAATTAGTGGATTCCCTGGCGCCCTTCTGGCAAGGGTTCGAAACCAATTGAGAGCACTTTGTGGCCAGAGGCATGCCGAACCTCGAGCGGAGATTAGCGCCACACCCCCGGGGGTGTGGGGATACTTCGTGgtctttacccaaaaaaaaaaaagaaaatcacttggaatatttattaaaaatccaGAAGATAAAACCAACAAAACCGCTTGTAGTAGAAATGACCTCGAAAGGAAGCTTGCTTAGAAGTTCTCGTTGCCAAAGGATACATTTGTAATACAAGTATATTCTTATGGTCAAATTGCAAGCATTCTAAGTTCTAACATTTACTCATAACTTACAATCTTTCTGAACTTTGAAGTTTCTGTTGTCATATACATCTTTTCCTTTACAACTTTGTGTAAATCGTAACACGATCCGTCTACAACATACTCGTATACGTGAAGGCCTGTTCGGAGGGTACCTCGCTCGCCATGCTTATCGGCTATGAATTCCTTCTGGGGTTATCTTCATCTGGTTGCATGGCTTTAAGGTTCACGGGTTTCGGGCCACAGAGGGAAACTAAAATGAAGAAATCAGGTCCTGTCATGACGAttgagaaatttgaaaatgtgcgGATATACTGTATCTGCTGCCTGCATTTAAACATGACAatggagaaaggaaagggaacaGCGGTCAAATAACACATCGATAATCCAATGTTAACTAATCGTGCTAGTAGAAATGTATAGCTCATACCAAGCGACCTCCTACTAAATCATAGTGAGCAAAATGAGGACCGCTGGCTTCTCCGAGAACTTTGAAAGTAACCATTTCTTCGGGAATCAGCTTCACTGTTTCTACTCCATGTGCATAGTCAAGCCCATGGACGAAAGGGAGGGGTTAGAAAAGAGGAAATTAGTTCGCTGGACAGATTATATTAAAGACAGACAGTTCAGATGAATTAACATTGTACCATAAACAGCTTCGAGAGGACATATTAGGTCTTGATCGCCTCCAAGAGCTAAGATTGGGACATTGCTTTTGCAAAGGTGATCCTTGTAAAAGAAAGTTCCACTCCTGTCACATAAACCCCCATCCGCAAAAAGTGTTGATAGCTGCAAGAGAACCTTAGCGGGCACGGTACCTGCAGATTATGATCAGATATCGGTCCAAAATTATAAGCTTCGCATAGCTCCTGAAGGTCGTTTCTAACCAGCCAAACAGCAATAATGCTATTCTTACCATATTTTTGTACCACAATAgtataccaccttaggtggcatctgatgtggacaacaacatcatttaaattaattagcatttaatttcaaaatgtttatcaataattaataaaaagattgttaattaaatgatgattgtggtatacgagaagtcttcttcttccacctaagattatttaagtgttttaattaataaaaaattgaaattaaatgatgtagCTTGTCCAACTCATTTGCCACCTAAGATGGTAaagaaatgtggtataaaattgtggtaagaatagcattactcGCCAAACAGTTATACAAATCACTAAACAGTTATAAGCAGTTTTTACAATGCAGTTCTGAATGCTTGGAACAATATATGCAGCAATATGGCAGTGTGTATGTTGACTTACAAAAGTTGTTTAAAACAAGCTTTTCGAACAAATCTGGCTGCATCATGCCTTGAGCAGAAACTTGAAGCTTAAGCCAAGACGAAATTGGAGTGCGAGTACCAAGATTATGCACAGCAGTGGCAAATAGACCAAGTGGAACGGCAGGAACGTTTAGAACCTGTGCTGGGTCTGCCTAAGCACCACAGCAAGATTAAAGTTTCCTCATTATATTTTTGGTCCACGAGAATAAAGTTATTGTAGCAAACAGAAAagagatttttcttttttataactTGCCAGAGGTAAAAATAACTTGCACGAAGATCTTGACTGCGTGTAGTCGAGCGATGATGCCAAAGTAGCAACTGATGCCAACCCAGAATCTCGCCCTTGGTAAGCTATAGAAAAAAGTAGTCATTTTAGTGTACAAGAAAGACATCGATCTTCTATAGTTGCTACATAAACAATAATAAAAGGATAATGACACGATAATTAAAACGACAAGTTTAGCCTGGCAACTTACAGCAGCGTGAGAGCATTGCATATAGCAAGATACCGCCCATCGAGTGACCAACAGCAAGGAGCTTGCCATCCCTTGGTTTGCATTGAGTTCTTATATACTCCATCTAAGATGACATGAAGTTTAAGATAACCACTCTATCAAAGTATTAAAATTTCATGTTATCGCACACAGACAAACACACACACGCCATCAGTGATGAAAACTTAAATCTGTGGTTCCTATTAAGAAAACTAAACTGTTCCAAACAACACACAACAAAATTTCGATGTCAGTCATATTAAGGGAATGTCACCTCACCGCAACAGGCACATCCTCTTCCAAGTAGTGATCAAAGTCCCAGTCACACTTTACAATTAAGTCGAGCTGTTTCTGGAAATCTTCTAAGGCAGTAGAAAAACGTTCTTGGAAGTCTGCAAACCTTGATAATCTTTCAGATAATTGCATAAAGGTCTCCATAAAGTTTCTCACTAGTTGCAATTCATCCGATTGAGACACCAAATTATATGTCCCATTCGAAGAAATTGTCTGCTTGGACATGGCATGGGGAGGCCGCTTCACTGCCCCTAAGTCCATACCATATGTGCTCAACCCTGCACCTCTCATCTCAAGAATCCATGTATCATATCCTTCAGCAGACATGGAGCGCGCAAACGAGGACTAAACAACAAACAATTATGTATCAGTAGTCTTATATACGACTCGCgaattacaaacaaagaaagctAAGCGACTGTTTGGGATTGATTCTGGAACGGCTAAAAGTGTTTTATGACAATCAAAAGCCCTCAAGTTTGGCAAAGAACTTAAAAAATGCGTATGGGTCCTACAAGTGCTTTCTAGAGAAGCACCTGCTACGTACTTCTTCAGGAAGCATTTCCTGATGCTTTCctaaattttaagaatttttttgaCATGTTTATACTAAAAGCACTTCCTACAGAAGCAATCCTAAACGAGCCGAAATTACTAGCATGAATTCTGTAATTTATACATCGCAAAGTATTTACCTTTcagatttcaaatttcaaagatattaactttttaattaagttttcagttttcacaaaaataatttgattaacATAATAATGCTGCTGTTTAATCTTCACCTCGGGAGAAAGATCGTATCCAATCGCATTCGTCGCAAGTCCTGACAGCAGCAGCAGCGGATGATTCCTTGGCTCCGCCTGGatatcaatcaatcaatcatccatacatacatacatacatacatacatacatacatgcagagagagagaggtagggAGAGAGAGGACCTGAGGAGAGGGAAGGTAGCGCCAGAGAGCGAGGCTCCAATCGGATTTTGGAACAGAGACATAGTGAAGCTCGTCGGCGGTACAAACCGACCACCGCGGGtcctttctcttcttcaaatCCAAAGCGATGCCATTTGCCGCCGGACTCTGACGAGCAGAGACCCGGAACAGCTGGGGTTTCGGGTCGGGCCATGTGATTTGGCTGAAACACCAACGGTCAGTACCACGATTCGCCGTCAGGGAACGAAGATCCGAATGCGGAGCGAGAAACGacatgttgtttttctttctggtggtgtttggttgctgttttttTGGAGGAGAAGAAATGGTCGTTTCGCGGGAGGGAGGAGAGAAAGTgtataatatattaatatttgGTTAATTTCCTTtatttggagagattttttggTGTGACCGGTACACAATATAGTATTctatatgtcattatacaaatgatgtgattgtgtgttaaaaagataataatttaaaaaataaaattttctaccaCTTCTATAAAAACACGTAGTGTACCATATGTGTTCTCGTCACACAGAAAAATTTCCTTAGTTGGGAGGAGGCATGACCTGCCGGACAATAAAACGCCTAATAAatttggagaaaattttcaatttgatAGGTACACGAGATGGTACAATACATGTTACTATATAAATGAtaagatatatatattaaaaacttaataattttaaaaataaaatttcctaccACTTGTATAAAAACACGTAATGTATCCCCGTGTTCCGATCATAATGAAAAATATCTCCTAAATTTGTTGTTTGGTTGGAACTTGGAAGCATTCTACTTTTGTTGACTTATGTTGAATTAAAATGAGCTTTTTACCATTGTatagggtgtgctatccacacactccattttacttttcacacatcatttgataatttttgtgcgttgatctttttcaattcatctgatatgacggccgaaaattaaaaaaaatagagtgtgtggatatcacaccccttgtgGATTACCAAAAATCAACATCAATTTAACAAAATTGCATAGTATTTTAAATTATTGAGATTAAAGTCAAGTTAGTTAGTTGAGATAATGCGAGCTTTATAAGTTATACTCAAATTTATGTActtctatatattttttttcgcTAACGTACATGGTTTGTAACTTTATATTATTTAACAAAGTTGTATAAATTGAAGTAAAGTTTGTTTATAAGGGGTTAGACGTaagagaattgttatttttactctaaaaaggtCATCGTGTGCTTCAATTTCATCAGAAACACAAGGAAAATTTTGTACACATATGAGttcataatgatgtttttagGGTGTTAATCGCAACTTCCAGACACAATTAGACATTAAACTCACAACAAATATATGTCATCGCGTCGAACTTAAAAGTGGCCAAATGATCATTATACAAATCCCAATTGCTAAAATAATCAAATTTCAGTATATCGTCAATATTTGATCGTCATGTCATCAAAATTTGATCAATCAATTACTGATATTTAATTTTGACCAGTCCACCGTTTAAAGAATTTGGATTATTTTAGCTAATTTTCCAAATATTGAAGTGAAGATAACAACACTAACTCAAAAACTAGTTTGGTTTCAAATGGGGAAAGAAAGATATCACCCTTTTGGATCTTGAGGATTGGGATGCCATTCATCATGTAGGTTTTTGAGTGTTCACTGTATTTGACATGGACCATCGACCAACCAATCGTGGCTTGTTCAGCAACTTCAACTACTTCATTTGCTGTTGTTTTTTATATCTTTGAACAAAAATTTAAGGATTTAAATACCGGATACTTCACAGTACTCAAGAAAGTTCTTATGGATCCTAGGGATCTCCACATCTTAATCATTCATCGTGTATCATACagtaaaaaatcatttgacattttttttatttaaaattaaacataaataatatctaacgaaaactgaccgcacaatgtacgatgaacgattaAGATGTAAAGATGCCTGGAATCCTAACAAAGTGAATCCGAAGAGAATCATTTTCCATCTTTGTCTATCTTCCTCCACAAACAAAACATTAATTGAAACAAACAATTTGGTTCATCAACTTTGACTTTGTGGGGACTAAAACATTAATTGAAACAAACAATTTGCTTTGTGGGGACTTTGTcgatggggtgtgctatccatacatcctattttacttcttacacgtcctttgataatttatgtccgttgatattcttcaattcatctaatctgacggttaaaaattaaaaaggtgtgtgagaagtaaaataagatgtgtggatatcataccCCTTGTCGAATCCCTCTCTTTTTTGACATGTGCGATATTAGGGGGAGGGAATCAAACACGAGAGGTGTAGTAATGAATACTCTTAATCAGCTAAGATACAAACCTCCTTGAAATTCCTGCTCTTGAATTATAGGGGAAAAAGAAGGGTTTATTAAAATTGTGGAGAGAAAGTACACTCACGTTATTAGTTACAGAACTAGAGTAGCTACAACCATCGAAATCTCTTTCGTGTGGGATTACTCTTTCTAATTTGGCATGAAAATGGAGTGCCTAACAATGTAAGGAACAACTTGGCAACTCATTTAGGTAAAAGCTAAAGCAGTAAGTGAAAAACAAACTCTAGGAACCTAGCCTGCCTACTACATTCATCGACAATTTCACGACCTCAAGTTCTACCTACGAAACACTCAAAGCTTCCGCATATAACAAACAAACTCATCTTCCGTCGACTGCAACAATTTGAAACGGAGGAACCAGCTTTCAGGCCTTGTCCTGCCAAGCACTGAGTACAAATTCTACTTCTCTTTTTTTGTTGACAAGTTGACTAGAGAAAGAACACGCTGTACAATCTCTGTAGAGGCATTCGAATTTGCAGCTTTCAGAGCCCTCTCGGACAACTCTGCCATTTTACTCTCGTCCCCTGTAAAAAAGAAATGATGGTAAAAATACGGATATCTACTTTTTCATAACAAAATGACGTTACTCATCTTTAATCTATCATATCTAGTAAATTTTTCATTACAAGTGGTGAAATACATGCACTTCCTGGTTGATGTAGTTCTAATAACTTCATCTTCCATTACAAAACGATATACGCAAACTGTAAGGGAAAAACACTTGGTGTGAGTAAGTGTTTCAAAGTTCTGACCCTCAATAGGAACACTTCCACACGTAAGGATCTTAATTATTTCCGCAGACTAATTTTTCCATGACTCTAAATTATCTTTTGTATCAGCATGACGAATAAAAACGATACTTATCCCTGATTCCCACACTAGGAGAAACTGCTACTCTGTGGCAAGAAAATGAACATACCTAATATCTCTTCAATTGCACTCCAAAGAGTTGTTGAATCAAGTTCATCTTCTGTTATAACCCTTGTACCTGCTAAGTCCGCCATTAAAGAAGCATTTCTGAACTGATGACCTTCAGCAACATTTGGTGATGGTatctaaaaattcaaaaagcaaTTCTCAATTTTCCCCTTAAGCAATACAATCAACGTAATTACAGTTATTAAGAACACGATCAAAActgataaaaaggaaaaaacaatgACTGTTAATTTGCTCTTATATCATGAAGGTCAGACAATCAAGCAATAAAGGTCATCCGACGCCAATGTTTTATTAGAGAACTTTAAAAAAGTACCAGAATGGAAGGCTTCCCAGTTGCCAAAATCTCATAGCAAGTCATTGCACCAGCTCTAGAAACAATAAGGTCTGCTGCTGCATATGCCAAATCCATTGAATGCAGGAACCTTCATTATACAGAGATACATCAGCTTCAATGAAAATACGTAAACATACATCACAACCAAAGGTGGAAGATAAACAAAATCCACTACCACTATTAAAGTTGAACCCTCTCGGGATAACGAGAAAGTTATTGACAGGATTCTTGAATATGAATGCCACATAAAAGTAAGCATTCTTAGCTAGAACATTATCTGAAGTTCGATACAGAACCCTTATGAAATTCTTCCCCAATCTTTCCAAATACGAATGAGTTCTAAAATTTCAGCATTTCATCGTACAGAAGTAACTTTTATTAGAAGTTCATAACCGAAAAGCAGAAGCACTTACGGCGTCAATAGCAAGTGCGGATGATTCTTAACAAGGCTCTCCATTTCATTGTGAACCTCCACTCCTGTTTGCCAAATGATAAACAAGTTATCATTCTCCAGCAGCATCTGATAATACAAATTCAGCAAAGCAATGTTAATAGCATTAGCCCCCAAAGACCCGCCAAGAACCAAAAGAACCTTAGCCTTCTCCAACTCCCCAACTCCGCCGGCCTTGGGAAAAAACCGCCCTGTTGCCGCCGCCTTAGGCACTTGCTTCTTCAAGGACAACCTCACCGGATTCCCACAAACCACACACTTAGTCCTACCACTCGGGAAACAATCAATGGTGCAATTGTAAGCTACAAACACAACATCTGCAAAAAATGACAGAACCCAATTGGCGATTCCCGGAACGCCGTTCTGTTCTTGGATCACAAGCTTGGCGCCAATCAGCTTCGCCGCCAAGCCTAAAGAGAAGGAGACATACCCGCCGGTGCCGATGACGACATGGGGGCCGAAGTCGCGCAATTTTGAGTAGCTGTGGACGACGGACCTGATCAAATTGTAGGGGAGGAGGAGGTTCCGGGGGGAGAATATTGGGCGGTGTAATTTGGTGGTGGGCACGGTGTCGAAGTCGTAGCCGGCGGAGGGTATTGCGGTGCTTTCCATGCTGTTTGGTGAACCCAAAAAGAGGATTTTGGAGGAGGGTTTTGTGAGTTGGAGCTCGTCGGCTATGGCTACGGCCGGGTATATGTGGCCTCCGGTGCCGCCTGCGGCGAAGACCACGCGGAGGTTGTCGACGGCGGCGTTTTGGGTTGCGAGAGCTTGGTCATTGGATTGCTGTAGAGACAAACAGAAGGTGATCTTCAGCTTCAAGGTCCTGCAATGGAAAAACAGAGTTgttagatagagagagagagagagagagagagagagagagagagagagagagagagagagagagagaaggaattcGGTTACCTGGGTTTTGCTAAGGGGGTTGCGGGGAGTAGGAAAGTTGGGAGCttgggagtgagagagaggtgGTGGAAGGCGGCAGTGGTGGCGACGGCGGCCATTAAAGGTGAGGTCTTTGGAGGTCTGGGGAATGCATTGGTGGAGAAGGAGTTGCAGAGAGGTTCAGAGTGGTGTGGGTATTGGGTCCTTTGTGACCGCCGTATTCAAAGCCATTGAGGGGGTTTATTTAACCAAATGGGGGAGTTTGAGTGCGACCGTTTGAAGTCAGAGTTGCACATCATGAGCTCGAGTAAAAACAGGCCACCGGTGACCGATGGGCCGGTGGCGACCTTTATTTGTCTTTAAGCTTGCTGATTTGAATGCACACACCACTTTCACTAGAAAAGTTGGACAAGAATCCGGTTCTCATAAAAACATGAGATTTTTAGTATAAAAGAGATATAATGCGACACACCCGACTTTGATATTCTCCAAACATCAGGCTATACACGTGTTGGctgacacccgaaggtgacgaagtCATATTAGGGTGCatgagaaataataaatattagggctgggttcggttggCAAACCGTGACAAATTCCTTGTGCTACCTACCAgccacatatatataattaccGAAAATCAATTACTGCTCGCCAACCGTCTTCTTGCGGTTGCCAAAAATCGGTTTAGCCAAAATTATTGGCTGGTTCGGTTGGTAAATGGCATAACCCGTGGTTTCCACTTCTTCCTCGCTATCTCCCAGTTCCAGGGGCTCATTTTGATTTTTAGATTGGGGTGCTTGTTTGGTTGCATTGTGTGGTTCATTTTGGGTTAATCCATGTTGTGCACTAGCGGTTGATTAGCTAGACTCCATCATCCTAAACATAAGCAACGCatatacattcaaaatcatatatATGTACCTGTATATATAGTATCAGTAACCATCGTGctatcaatttttttaacaatattTTCTAGATTTATTATGGCATgaatcatatacatatatatatattttttaaaccctaaaactaaGGAGTCAACAGTCAAGCATGTAAAAAATACCTAAAATatctaaatagaaaaaaaaatttatatatatatatatatattggtaggTATGGCATACCACCATCATACAAAATCAATTACCAAAGCTATGCCATTAATTGTTGGTTCGGTAAAATGTCAACCGATTATGAAAAAATACCAAAACTATACCATACCATTATGAGCCGACCGATAT
Encoded proteins:
- the LOC103438029 gene encoding uncharacterized protein isoform X2 is translated as MSFLAPHSDLRSLTANRGTDRWCFSQITWPDPKPQLFRVSARQSPAANGIALDLKKRKDPRWSVCTADELHYVSVPKSDWSLALWRYLPSPQAEPRNHPLLLLSGLATNAIGYDLSPESSFARSMSAEGYDTWILEMRGAGLSTYGMDLGAVKRPPHAMSKQTISSNGTYNLVSQSDELQLVRNFMETFMQLSERLSRFADFQERFSTALEDFQKQLDLIVKCDWDFDHYLEEDVPVAMEYIRTQCKPRDGKLLAVGHSMGGILLYAMLSRCSYQGRDSGLASVATLASSLDYTQSRSSCKLFLPLADPAQVLNVPAVPLGLFATAVHNLGTRTPISSWLKLQVSAQGMMQPDLFEKLVLNNFCTVPAKVLLQLSTLFADGGLCDRSGTFFYKDHLCKSNVPILALGGDQDLICPLEAVYETVKLIPEEMVTFKVLGEASGPHFAHYDLVGGRLAADTVYPHIFKFLNRHDRT
- the LOC103438029 gene encoding uncharacterized protein isoform X1, which produces MSFLAPHSDLRSLTANRGTDRWCFSQITWPDPKPQLFRVSARQSPAANGIALDLKKRKDPRWSVCTADELHYVSVPKSDWSLALWRYLPSPQAEPRNHPLLLLSGLATNAIGYDLSPESSFARSMSAEGYDTWILEMRGAGLSTYGMDLGAVKRPPHAMSKQTISSNGTYNLVSQSDELQLVRNFMETFMQLSERLSRFADFQERFSTALEDFQKQLDLIVKCDWDFDHYLEEDVPVAMEYIRTQCKPRDGKLLAVGHSMGGILLYAMLSRCSYQGRDSGLASVATLASSLDYTQSRSSCKLFLPLANPAQVLNVPAVPLGLFATAVHNLGTRTPISSWLKLQVSAQGMMQPDLFEKLVLNNFCTVPAKVLLQLSTLFADGGLCDRSGTFFYKDHLCKSNVPILALGGDQDLICPLEAVYETVKLIPEEMVTFKVLGEASGPHFAHYDLVGGRLAADTVYPHIFKFLNRHDRT
- the LOC103438028 gene encoding uncharacterized protein, with protein sequence MAAVATTAAFHHLSLTPKLPTFLLPATPLAKPRTLKLKITFCLSLQQSNDQALATQNAAVDNLRVVFAAGGTGGHIYPAVAIADELQLTKPSSKILFLGSPNSMESTAIPSAGYDFDTVPTTKLHRPIFSPRNLLLPYNLIRSVVHSYSKLRDFGPHVVIGTGGYVSFSLGLAAKLIGAKLVIQEQNGVPGIANWVLSFFADVVFVAYNCTIDCFPSGRTKCVVCGNPVRLSLKKQVPKAAATGRFFPKAGGVGELEKAKVLLVLGGSLGANAINIALLNLYYQMLLENDNLFIIWQTGVEVHNEMESLVKNHPHLLLTPFLHSMDLAYAAADLIVSRAGAMTCYEILATGKPSILIPSPNVAEGHQFRNASLMADLAGTRVITEDELDSTTLWSAIEEILGDESKMAELSERALKAANSNASTEIVQRVLSLVNLSTKKEK